One window of Marmota flaviventris isolate mMarFla1 chromosome 5, mMarFla1.hap1, whole genome shotgun sequence genomic DNA carries:
- the LOC139705803 gene encoding olfactory receptor 2T33-like: MENSTDPTAMNFILLGLFDYTKTHQVLFSLVFMTFIASLVGNILMILLIHTDPRLHTPMYFLLSQLSLMDLMLVSTIIPKMAANYLLNSRSISPAGCVSQIFLLLTLGGGECFLLAAMSYDRYVAICHPLRYHVLMSHKLCSQLVAGSWLLGGIDGLMQASAALSFPYCHSREIDHFFCEAPSLMRLVCADTTVFEFFMYICCILMLLIPLSLIVVSYSLILAAVLRMHSAAARKKALTTCSSHLVVVGMFYGTLMVIYMRPRSYHSVGHSKVVSAFYTIFTPVLNPLIYSVRNKDVKGAFRNWLGKTHAM, translated from the coding sequence ATGGAGAACTCCACTGACCCCACAGCGATGAACTTCATTCTCCTGGGGCTCTTTGACTACACAAAGACCCATCAAGTCCTGTTTTCTCTGGTGTTCATGACCTTCATCGCCTCCCTGGTGGGCAACATCCTGATGATCCTGCTCATCCACACAGACCCCAGActtcacacccccatgtacttcctgctcagccagctctccctcatGGACTTGATGCTGGTCTCCACCATCATCCCCAAAATGGCAGCCAACTACCTGCTGAACTCCAGATCCATCTCTCCTGCTGGCTGTGTTTCCCAGATCTTCTTGTTACTCACTCTGGGAGGGGGAGAGTGCTTCCTCCTGGCAGCCAtgtcctatgaccgctatgtggccatatGCCACCCATTGCGCTACCATGTTCTCATGAGCCACAAGCTGTGTTCCCAACTGGTAGCAGGCTCCTGGCTTTTGGGAGGAATTGATGGGCTGATGCAAGCCAGTGCCGCTCTGAGCTTCCCCTACTGCCACTCCAGGGAGATAGACCACTTCTTCTGTGAGGCACCTTCGTTGATGCGCCTTGTCTGTGCAGACACCACTGTTTTTGAGTTTTTCATGTACATCTGTTGCATCCTGATGCTCTTGATCCCTCTGTCTCTCATTGTGGTCTCATACAGTCTCATCCTGGCTGCTGTGTtaagaatgcattctgctgcagCCAGAAAGAAAGCCTTAACCACCTGCTCCTCTCACCTGGTTGTGGTAGGGATGTTCTATGGCACCCTCATGGTCATTTACATGAGACCCAGGTCCTACCACTCAGTGGGCCACAGCAAAGTAGTCTCTGCATTTTACACCATCTTTACTCCTGTGCTGAACCCCCTCATCTACAGCGTGAGGAATAAAGATGTCAAGGGGGCCTTCAGAAATTGGCTGGGCAAGACACATGCTATGTGA